Proteins found in one Cellulomonas palmilytica genomic segment:
- a CDS encoding substrate-binding domain-containing protein produces MSARKSRRRWLAAAGALAAASLLVTGCTSNEPTKSDDDTQAAPVAAGENDEKGDTVVIGFSAPAADHGWMGSITKSAKDLAAQYDDIDLKVADGTNDVNLQISQVEQFINDKVDAIVLLPFDGAALTEVAIKAMQAGIVVVNVDREFDDPTAARTTVLGDNYGMGISAGRYICEQLGGKAGAKVAEIAGIDSLPLTQDRSQGFADALAECGLKVDNRVAADFTVQGGEAAAANLLQAAPQLDAIWNHDDDQGVGVLAAIEAAGRDEFFMVGGAGSKNVMEAIKADDSVLKATVVYPSTQAADGIKLARLLVQGKSMSDLVEVEVPRTIQLYAPVVTKANVDQYLPTAFES; encoded by the coding sequence ATGTCCGCACGCAAGAGCCGTCGTCGCTGGCTCGCCGCCGCCGGGGCGCTCGCCGCCGCGTCGCTGCTCGTCACCGGCTGCACGTCCAACGAGCCCACGAAGTCCGACGACGACACGCAGGCCGCTCCGGTCGCGGCCGGCGAGAACGACGAGAAGGGCGACACGGTCGTCATCGGCTTCTCCGCCCCGGCCGCGGACCACGGCTGGATGGGCTCGATCACGAAGTCCGCGAAGGACCTCGCCGCGCAGTACGACGACATCGACCTCAAGGTCGCCGACGGCACGAACGACGTGAACCTGCAGATCAGCCAGGTCGAGCAGTTCATCAACGACAAGGTCGACGCGATCGTCCTGCTGCCGTTCGACGGCGCGGCGCTCACCGAGGTGGCCATCAAGGCCATGCAGGCGGGCATCGTCGTCGTGAACGTCGACCGTGAGTTCGACGACCCGACCGCCGCCCGCACCACCGTGCTCGGCGACAACTACGGCATGGGCATCAGCGCGGGCCGGTACATCTGCGAGCAGCTCGGCGGCAAGGCGGGCGCGAAGGTCGCGGAGATCGCCGGCATCGACTCGCTGCCGCTCACGCAGGACCGCAGCCAGGGCTTCGCCGACGCGCTCGCGGAGTGCGGCCTCAAGGTCGACAACCGGGTCGCCGCGGACTTCACGGTCCAGGGCGGCGAGGCCGCCGCGGCGAACCTGCTGCAGGCCGCGCCGCAGCTCGACGCGATCTGGAACCACGACGACGACCAGGGCGTCGGCGTGCTCGCGGCGATCGAGGCCGCGGGCCGCGACGAGTTCTTCATGGTCGGCGGTGCGGGCTCGAAGAACGTCATGGAGGCCATCAAGGCCGACGACTCCGTGCTCAAGGCGACGGTCGTCTACCCGTCCACGCAGGCGGCCGACGGCATCAAGCTCGCCCGGCTCCTGGTGCAGGGCAAGTCGATGAGCGACCTCGTCGAGGTGGAGGTGCCGCGCACCATCCAGCTGTACGCGCCCGTCGTCACCAAGGCGAACGTCGACCAGTACCTGCCGACGGCCTTCGAGTCCTGA
- a CDS encoding ABC transporter permease: MSEHDVASDAPAPGSVDAPPAPARRRGAGLLHGPAGRNLGLVIALAAICVVGVVTAGDRFANVDNLLTILRLASVLGVLSIGMTFVITGGGIDLSVGSVLGLASVWASTLATQTMAEDTHWIVMVLVALGVGVGAGLINGILVAYGKVVSFIATLAMMVAARGLAEVIANRRTQVVRVRDFLDFFRADFLGIPMLVWIFAVVSVAGWVLLNRTTFGRRTVAVGGNAEAARLAGIKVQRHTMYLFALSGLAAGIAGVMMLGRTTAGSSTNGMLYELDAIAAVVVGGTLLAGGRGSIVGTVFGVLIFTTLTNVFTQNNLSISAQSVFKGAIIVGAVLLQQRLADRSRAGT, from the coding sequence ATGAGCGAGCACGACGTCGCCAGCGACGCGCCCGCCCCGGGCAGCGTCGACGCACCCCCGGCGCCGGCCCGTCGCCGAGGCGCCGGGCTCCTGCACGGGCCGGCAGGCCGCAACCTCGGGCTGGTCATCGCGCTCGCGGCGATCTGCGTCGTCGGGGTCGTCACCGCCGGCGACCGGTTCGCGAACGTCGACAACCTGCTGACGATCCTGCGCCTCGCCTCGGTGCTCGGCGTGCTGTCGATCGGCATGACGTTCGTCATCACCGGCGGCGGCATCGACCTGTCGGTCGGCTCGGTGCTCGGGCTCGCGTCGGTGTGGGCGTCCACGCTCGCGACCCAGACGATGGCCGAGGACACGCACTGGATCGTCATGGTGCTCGTCGCGCTCGGCGTGGGCGTCGGCGCGGGGCTGATCAACGGGATCCTCGTCGCGTACGGCAAGGTCGTCTCGTTCATCGCGACGCTCGCCATGATGGTCGCCGCGCGCGGCCTGGCCGAGGTCATCGCGAACCGCCGCACGCAGGTGGTCCGGGTGCGCGACTTCCTCGACTTCTTCCGCGCGGACTTCCTGGGCATCCCGATGCTCGTGTGGATCTTCGCCGTGGTGTCGGTGGCCGGGTGGGTGCTGCTCAACCGGACGACGTTCGGCCGCCGCACCGTCGCGGTCGGCGGCAACGCCGAGGCGGCCCGCCTCGCGGGCATCAAGGTGCAGCGCCACACCATGTACCTGTTCGCGCTGTCCGGCCTGGCCGCGGGCATCGCCGGCGTCATGATGCTCGGCCGCACCACCGCGGGCAGCTCGACCAACGGGATGCTCTACGAGCTCGACGCGATCGCGGCCGTCGTCGTCGGCGGCACGCTCCTGGCGGGTGGCCGCGGCAGCATCGTCGGCACCGTCTTCGGCGTCCTGATCTTCACGACGCTGACGAACGTGTTCACGCAGAACAACCTGTCGATCTCCGCCCAGTCCGTGTTCAAGGGCGCGATCATCGTCGGCGCCGTCCTGCTGCAGCAGCGGCTCGCCGACCGTTCCCGGGCCGGCACGTAG
- a CDS encoding sugar ABC transporter ATP-binding protein, protein MVNEDRTETAPLLSMRGIVKHFPGARALDGVDLEVRRGEVHCLLGQNGAGKSTLIKVLAGAHQPDAGEVLIDGSPVTIADPVSGLRLGIATMYQELDVVDGLSVAENIYLGHELSSGGFTRRREVAQRTRELMARLGHASIPPHREVGRLSAAGKQIVSMARALSHDARVIVMDEPSAVLDSEEVANLFRVVRDLTAQGVSVVYISHRLEEIRQIGDRITVLKDGRTVATGLPATTPTPDLIRLMTGRTVEYAIPRREPVADDAPVVLEVADLGLKGAFEDVSFSVRAGEVVGLAGLVGSGRSEILETVFGARRATSGTVRVGERRVRTGSVADAVAAGIGLCPEERKSQGLLLDEPVYRNITLSTFARTARGGLLDEATEREQARAQVEALEVRPADVARHARTLSGGNQQKVVLARWLVHGCKVLLLDEPTRGVDVGARAEIYALVAELTAAGAAVVVVSSEIDEVLGLADRVLVVSEGRVVHSGPAADIDEHRVLDLVMEGSAA, encoded by the coding sequence ATGGTCAACGAGGACCGAACGGAAACAGCGCCGCTGCTGTCCATGCGCGGCATCGTCAAGCACTTCCCGGGCGCCCGCGCCCTCGACGGCGTGGACCTCGAGGTGCGCCGCGGCGAGGTGCACTGCCTGCTCGGCCAGAACGGCGCGGGCAAGTCCACGCTCATCAAGGTGCTCGCGGGCGCGCACCAGCCGGACGCCGGAGAGGTCCTCATCGACGGCAGCCCGGTCACCATCGCCGACCCCGTGAGCGGCCTGCGCCTCGGCATCGCGACCATGTACCAGGAGCTCGACGTCGTCGACGGGCTGTCGGTCGCCGAGAACATCTACCTCGGCCACGAGCTGTCGAGCGGCGGGTTCACCCGGCGCCGCGAGGTCGCGCAGCGCACGCGCGAGCTCATGGCGCGCCTCGGGCACGCGTCGATCCCGCCGCACCGCGAGGTCGGCCGGCTGTCCGCCGCGGGCAAGCAGATCGTCAGCATGGCGCGCGCCCTGTCGCACGACGCGCGCGTGATCGTCATGGACGAGCCCTCGGCGGTCCTCGACTCCGAGGAGGTCGCCAACCTGTTCCGGGTCGTGCGCGACCTCACCGCCCAGGGCGTGTCCGTCGTCTACATCTCGCACCGCCTCGAGGAGATCCGCCAGATCGGCGACCGGATCACCGTCCTCAAGGACGGCCGGACGGTCGCGACCGGCCTGCCGGCGACCACCCCGACGCCCGACCTCATCCGCCTCATGACGGGCCGCACGGTCGAGTACGCGATCCCGCGTCGCGAGCCGGTGGCCGACGACGCGCCCGTCGTGCTCGAGGTCGCTGACCTGGGCCTGAAGGGCGCGTTCGAGGACGTCTCGTTCTCGGTGCGCGCAGGCGAGGTCGTCGGTCTCGCGGGACTCGTCGGCTCGGGCCGCTCCGAGATCCTCGAGACGGTGTTCGGCGCGCGTCGCGCGACGAGCGGGACCGTGCGGGTCGGCGAGCGGCGCGTGCGCACCGGCTCGGTGGCCGACGCGGTCGCCGCCGGGATCGGGCTGTGCCCCGAGGAGCGCAAGAGCCAGGGGCTGCTGCTCGACGAGCCCGTCTACCGCAACATCACGCTCTCGACGTTCGCGCGCACCGCGCGCGGCGGGCTGCTCGACGAGGCCACCGAGCGCGAGCAGGCACGCGCCCAGGTCGAGGCGCTCGAGGTGCGGCCCGCCGACGTGGCCCGGCACGCGCGCACGCTCTCCGGCGGCAACCAGCAGAAGGTCGTGCTCGCGCGCTGGCTCGTGCACGGCTGCAAGGTCCTGCTCCTCGACGAGCCCACGCGCGGCGTGGACGTGGGGGCCCGCGCCGAGATCTACGCGCTCGTGGCCGAGCTGACCGCGGCGGGTGCCGCCGTGGTCGTCGTCTCGAGCGAGATCGACGAGGTGCTCGGCCTGGCCGACCGCGTGCTCGTCGTCTCCGAAGGGCGGGTGGTCCACTCCGGACCCGCCGCCGACATCGACGAGCACCGCGTGCTCGACCTCGTGATGGAAGGAAGTGCCGCATGA
- a CDS encoding ROK family transcriptional regulator translates to MAEPTRAAPRPAGVGELFQLLRDGRPRTRSDLATVTGQSRSTIAARVDALLASGLVAPAGEATSTGGRPPATFAFNPAARVVLAVDLGATHARLAVTDLAGTVLAEHGEAISIDAGPEPVLTRVVEIGRTLLTQAGREPGDLASVGVGLPGPVEHSTGRPINPPIMPGWDDADVPEMLSARLDAPVLVDNDVNLMALGEHTARWRTVSHLLYVKVATGIGAGIILDGSLARGAQGSAGDLGHIAVPGGVDRPCRCGNTGCLEAVASGPAIAADLTAAGVTAATSSDVVALVRSGNIEASRAVRDAGRSIGGVLAACVSMLNPSVIVVGGQVAGAGEHLVAGIREVVYRRSLPLATQHLRIVPTRTGTEAGVLGASAMAAEHVLSASAIDALVG, encoded by the coding sequence ATGGCCGAGCCGACGAGAGCCGCGCCGCGACCCGCGGGCGTCGGCGAGCTGTTCCAGCTCCTGCGCGACGGCCGTCCGCGCACGCGCTCCGACCTCGCGACCGTGACCGGTCAGTCCCGCTCGACGATCGCGGCGCGCGTCGACGCGCTGCTCGCCTCGGGCCTCGTCGCACCCGCCGGCGAGGCGACCTCGACCGGGGGCCGCCCGCCCGCGACGTTCGCGTTCAACCCCGCAGCGCGCGTCGTCCTCGCCGTCGACCTGGGCGCGACGCACGCGCGACTCGCCGTCACCGACCTCGCGGGCACCGTCCTCGCCGAGCACGGCGAGGCGATCTCGATCGACGCCGGCCCCGAGCCCGTGCTCACGCGTGTCGTCGAGATCGGCCGCACGCTGCTGACGCAGGCCGGGCGCGAGCCGGGCGACCTCGCGAGCGTCGGCGTCGGCCTGCCCGGTCCCGTCGAGCACTCCACGGGACGCCCGATCAACCCGCCGATCATGCCCGGCTGGGACGACGCGGACGTGCCCGAGATGCTGTCCGCGCGGCTCGACGCGCCCGTGCTCGTCGACAACGACGTCAACCTCATGGCGCTCGGCGAGCACACCGCGCGCTGGCGCACCGTGAGCCACCTGCTCTACGTCAAGGTCGCCACGGGCATCGGCGCGGGCATCATCCTCGACGGCTCGCTCGCCCGAGGCGCGCAGGGCTCCGCGGGCGACCTCGGGCACATCGCCGTGCCCGGCGGCGTGGACCGGCCGTGCCGCTGCGGCAACACCGGCTGCCTCGAGGCCGTCGCGAGCGGCCCGGCCATCGCCGCCGACCTCACCGCGGCCGGCGTCACGGCCGCGACCAGCAGCGACGTCGTCGCGCTCGTCCGCTCCGGCAACATCGAGGCGAGCCGCGCCGTGCGGGACGCGGGCCGCAGCATCGGCGGCGTGCTCGCCGCGTGCGTGAGCATGCTCAACCCGTCCGTGATCGTGGTCGGCGGACAGGTCGCGGGAGCCGGGGAGCACCTCGTCGCGGGCATCCGCGAGGTCGTCTACCGCCGGTCGCTGCCGCTCGCGACGCAGCACCTGCGCATCGTCCCGACGCGCACCGGCACCGAGGCGGGCGTGCTCGGCGCGAGCGCGATGGCCGCCGAGCACGTGCTGTCCGCGTCCGCGATCGACGCGCTCGTCGGCTGA
- a CDS encoding VOC family protein: MTAMFVNLPVTDLERAKAFYEAIGFTINPQFTDHNAACVVVEEDHSYFMILVREYFQTFTERPLGDPRQSPTSAVAIFLDSREDVDSTVAAGLTAGGTEDQPATDLGFMYQRQLSDPDGNILELGWMDPVAAAQGPDAYAAQQA, from the coding sequence ATGACCGCGATGTTCGTCAACCTGCCGGTGACCGACCTCGAGCGCGCCAAGGCGTTCTACGAGGCCATCGGTTTCACCATCAACCCGCAGTTCACCGACCACAACGCCGCGTGCGTCGTCGTCGAGGAGGACCACAGCTACTTCATGATCCTGGTCCGCGAGTACTTCCAGACCTTCACCGAGCGACCCCTCGGCGACCCCCGCCAGTCCCCCACCTCCGCCGTCGCGATCTTCCTCGACAGCCGCGAGGACGTGGACTCGACCGTCGCCGCCGGGCTCACCGCCGGAGGCACCGAGGACCAGCCCGCCACCGACCTCGGGTTCATGTACCAGCGCCAGCTCTCCGACCCCGACGGCAACATCCTCGAGCTCGGCTGGATGGACCCCGTCGCCGCCGCGCAGGGCCCCGACGCCTACGCCGCCCAGCAGGCCTGA
- a CDS encoding winged helix-turn-helix transcriptional regulator, producing the protein MAARDYGQYCGVTRALELVGERWALLIVRDLLVGPRRYGELAAGLPRIPSNILATRLKELQAAGVIRRVPHSRVVVYELTPYGRELEPVVLALGAWGFKAMGEPRAEQVITPDSMTMALRTAFRPDVAAALPATTYGTRFGPAELLVHVDGPRLDVIRADGDLTAADLAFTAGPQIRHLISGELTPDLALTTGVVQVLSGPDTLLTRFATTFHLAA; encoded by the coding sequence ATGGCCGCACGCGACTACGGGCAGTACTGCGGCGTCACCCGCGCCCTCGAGCTCGTCGGGGAACGCTGGGCGCTGCTGATCGTGCGCGACCTGCTCGTCGGGCCGCGTCGCTACGGCGAGCTCGCCGCGGGCCTCCCCCGCATCCCGAGCAACATCCTGGCGACGCGGCTCAAGGAGCTGCAGGCCGCCGGCGTCATCCGGCGCGTCCCGCACTCGCGCGTCGTCGTCTACGAGCTGACCCCCTACGGCCGCGAGCTCGAGCCCGTGGTGCTCGCGCTCGGGGCGTGGGGGTTCAAGGCGATGGGCGAACCGCGCGCCGAGCAGGTCATCACGCCCGACTCCATGACCATGGCGCTGCGCACCGCGTTCCGCCCCGACGTCGCCGCCGCCCTGCCCGCGACGACCTACGGCACCCGGTTCGGCCCCGCCGAGCTGCTGGTCCACGTCGACGGACCGCGGCTCGACGTCATCCGCGCCGACGGCGACCTCACCGCCGCCGACCTCGCGTTCACCGCCGGCCCGCAGATCCGCCACCTCATCTCCGGCGAGCTCACCCCCGACCTCGCCCTCACCACGGGCGTCGTCCAGGTCCTCTCCGGCCCCGACACCCTCCTGACCCGCTTCGCCACCACCTTCCACCTGGCCGCCTGA
- a CDS encoding nucleotidyltransferase domain-containing protein, translated as MTRVDERQRRARRAVRAVRVRRAGAFGSVARGEDRADSDIDVLTTCFPAGTSPARSSTLSRRCHRSSGARWTSCPAGQCTHCCANTAGDRLGARRRPTRLNYEAPYRPAIELSLCTT; from the coding sequence ATGACCCGGGTCGACGAGCGTCAGCGCCGCGCGCGTCGAGCTGTGCGCGCGGTACGGGTTCGCCGGGCTGGCGCGTTCGGTTCGGTCGCACGCGGCGAGGATCGCGCGGACTCCGACATCGACGTGCTTACGACCTGCTTCCCAGCCGGCACGTCACCTGCGAGATCGTCGACGCTGTCGAGGAGATGTCACAGATCCTCGGGCGCCCGGTGGACCTCGTGTCCCGCAGGGCAGTGCACCCACTGCTGCGCGAATACAGCGGGAGACCGACTCGGGGCACGTCGACGACCAACTCGCCTCAACTACGAGGCGCCGTACAGGCCGGCGATCGAGCTCAGCCTGTGCACGACCTGA
- a CDS encoding Hint domain-containing protein gives MGAAKRAPRRRVTGAIVAAALAGGVAVGVVAASREPSIEAQRCAAGEAPTVAEAVVPGTGVLRVAAPVTPITFSRASRGRAVTFETEAGDVALTVPVSLGAPRVDGTHVVYPLLAATGQPVDGPVLTVEVHADGSGVTPAIELRDREAYEQVRAAAGADGLGFEAFSWRSLAFDSVVGGASGLLGAGLGKAAAKFAAPAARRLGSSLSSAVKSVSAKTSSAAAPAARSAAKAGSAAKAKPSGSSPRVPEGAACRLSFSGDTRVLLASGASVRIDELKVGDEVMAADPQAGEKRGEQVEAVHEHQDALIVLVIDGAQLRTTEDHPFWSVSDQRYERADHLSPGELVLTSDGRTATVDAVVDDEPLLAPAYTLTVSDLHTYFVLTSTPTTTDPARGPPASSTAILVHNCDVAANTVARLEPSVGQKVFRVYGGDSKAGGASWSPVDPRSVGNYRDAAGLPSGGASGATNTGQFVIEGTLNDPAAVVLQRSALPLDGMKVGVPEYIVPNWLENGSITINRVSGVNPGF, from the coding sequence ATGGGAGCAGCGAAGCGGGCGCCGAGGCGTCGCGTCACGGGTGCGATCGTCGCGGCCGCTCTCGCGGGGGGAGTGGCGGTCGGTGTCGTCGCCGCGTCCCGCGAGCCGAGCATCGAGGCGCAGCGGTGCGCCGCGGGTGAGGCGCCGACGGTGGCCGAGGCTGTCGTCCCGGGCACGGGCGTGCTGCGCGTGGCCGCCCCGGTGACCCCCATCACGTTCTCGCGCGCCAGTCGCGGCCGCGCGGTGACGTTCGAGACCGAGGCGGGCGATGTCGCGCTCACGGTTCCTGTGAGTCTGGGTGCCCCGCGCGTCGACGGCACGCACGTCGTGTATCCGCTCCTCGCGGCGACCGGGCAGCCGGTCGACGGGCCGGTCCTCACGGTCGAGGTGCACGCGGACGGCTCGGGCGTGACGCCCGCGATCGAGCTGCGGGACCGCGAGGCCTACGAGCAGGTGCGCGCCGCGGCGGGCGCGGACGGACTGGGCTTCGAGGCGTTCTCGTGGCGGTCTCTCGCGTTCGACTCGGTCGTCGGTGGCGCGTCGGGTCTGCTGGGCGCGGGCCTGGGCAAGGCGGCGGCGAAGTTCGCCGCCCCTGCCGCGAGGCGTCTGGGCTCGTCGTTGTCGTCGGCGGTCAAGAGCGTGTCGGCGAAGACGTCGTCGGCGGCGGCGCCTGCTGCGCGAAGTGCGGCCAAGGCGGGGTCGGCGGCGAAGGCGAAGCCGTCGGGCTCGTCGCCGAGGGTGCCGGAGGGTGCCGCGTGCCGGTTGTCGTTCTCGGGTGACACGCGTGTGCTGCTGGCCAGTGGGGCGAGCGTGCGGATCGACGAGCTGAAGGTCGGCGACGAGGTCATGGCCGCAGACCCGCAGGCCGGCGAGAAGCGCGGGGAGCAGGTCGAGGCGGTCCACGAGCATCAGGACGCGCTGATCGTGCTGGTGATCGACGGTGCGCAGCTGCGCACCACCGAGGACCACCCGTTCTGGTCGGTGAGCGACCAGCGCTACGAGCGTGCCGACCACCTGAGCCCTGGTGAGCTGGTGCTCACGTCCGACGGTCGCACGGCCACGGTCGACGCGGTCGTGGACGACGAGCCACTGCTGGCCCCGGCGTACACGCTGACGGTCTCCGACCTGCACACCTACTTCGTGCTCACCAGCACCCCGACCACCACCGACCCGGCCCGCGGCCCACCGGCCTCGAGCACCGCTATTCTCGTCCACAACTGCGACGTCGCCGCAAACACCGTAGCCCGGTTGGAGCCGTCGGTTGGCCAGAAGGTCTTCCGCGTCTACGGCGGTGATTCGAAGGCGGGCGGTGCGTCTTGGTCGCCCGTCGACCCGCGAAGTGTAGGGAACTACAGAGACGCAGCCGGCCTGCCATCAGGTGGCGCAAGCGGAGCCACCAACACAGGGCAGTTCGTTATTGAAGGAACCCTGAACGACCCAGCAGCGGTGGTCCTGCAACGCAGCGCCCTTCCGCTGGATGGCATGAAGGTCGGGGTGCCCGAGTACATCGTCCCGAACTGGTTGGAGAACGGGTCCATCACGATCAACCGCGTCAGCGGTGTCAACCCGGGGTTCTGA
- a CDS encoding transposase, with product MTSTTSHVSAELIGRPDFEEFCASVFAALPRRDQQRKAAAYVAGLLRASGRKSLRNIAAAAGADVNEQSLHHFVSESTWPWRTVRRALAQHVVPTSRPQAFVVRHRDTPARPARRGGGDLPQPRRTYGLWAATDGTALPLSWWLHEDPRTGRTPGRVPEAVVVEAYRDAVGAGRGGVPLVADARGISVSSMLRGLEAAVPGAPVALRIGAGQAVQVTDARCAPAAGAWMPAQQVAAWTRDLRRASGTAVSVEPGRLAVARIGVQVPERTGGVGARGLPPLLAELVCLGDPRRPWPQQLWLVAGGPADADLAQHLAGWLDRAPASAEPTSGSLGLDDYRGRSDDGFHRHAALVGVAQAFLTHQSAARAIRLRETARAAADRSAVCSSRLPTARPPRSALARRLHPRPDTAHA from the coding sequence ATGACTTCCACGACATCGCACGTCTCGGCCGAGCTGATCGGCAGACCCGACTTCGAGGAGTTCTGCGCCAGCGTGTTCGCGGCCCTGCCGCGGCGCGACCAGCAGCGCAAGGCGGCCGCCTACGTCGCCGGGCTGCTGCGCGCGAGCGGCCGCAAGTCGCTGCGCAACATCGCCGCCGCTGCGGGGGCGGACGTCAACGAGCAGAGCCTGCACCACTTCGTCAGTGAGTCCACGTGGCCGTGGCGGACCGTGCGCCGCGCGCTCGCGCAGCACGTGGTGCCGACGAGCCGGCCGCAGGCGTTCGTCGTGCGGCACCGGGACACGCCCGCCCGCCCCGCCCGCCGCGGCGGCGGCGACCTGCCGCAGCCGCGCCGCACCTACGGGCTGTGGGCCGCGACCGACGGCACGGCGCTCCCGCTGTCCTGGTGGCTGCACGAGGACCCGCGCACCGGCCGCACGCCCGGGCGGGTGCCGGAGGCCGTCGTCGTCGAGGCGTACCGCGACGCGGTCGGCGCCGGGCGCGGCGGTGTCCCGCTCGTCGCCGACGCCCGCGGGATCTCCGTCTCCTCGATGCTGCGCGGCCTCGAGGCCGCCGTCCCGGGCGCCCCGGTGGCCCTGCGGATCGGCGCAGGCCAGGCCGTGCAGGTCACGGACGCGCGCTGCGCGCCCGCCGCCGGGGCGTGGATGCCCGCGCAGCAGGTCGCGGCGTGGACGCGGGACCTGCGGCGCGCGAGCGGGACCGCCGTGTCCGTCGAGCCCGGGCGCCTGGCCGTCGCGCGCATCGGCGTCCAGGTCCCCGAGCGCACGGGTGGCGTGGGCGCTCGCGGGCTGCCGCCGCTGCTCGCCGAGCTCGTGTGCCTCGGCGACCCGCGGCGACCGTGGCCGCAGCAGCTCTGGCTCGTCGCGGGCGGGCCCGCCGACGCGGACCTCGCGCAGCACCTCGCCGGCTGGCTCGACCGCGCCCCGGCCAGCGCCGAGCCGACCAGCGGCTCCCTGGGTCTCGACGACTACCGCGGCCGGTCCGACGACGGCTTCCACCGGCACGCCGCGCTCGTCGGCGTCGCGCAGGCGTTCCTCACCCACCAGTCCGCGGCCCGCGCGATCCGCCTCCGCGAGACCGCCCGCGCCGCCGCCGACCGCTCCGCGGTCTGCTCCTCCCGCCTCCCGACGGCCCGTCCCCCGCGCTCCGCGCTGGCCCGCCGCCTCCACCCCCGCCCGGACACCGCCCACGCCTGA
- a CDS encoding glycosyltransferase — protein MRSELLTATVVVPTYNRADLLAATLTSLVAQDLPADRFEVIVCDDGSTDRTPDVVADFATRLRLRYLYQEDDGYRVAAARNAGITAAAGDVCVFVDCGVVLASGAVRAHLDAHAATPGPAAVIGYVHGFEQDDDDAERLRAETDLTDLDATLAGFVARGVWPDMRERSYTRYDDELAGLPAPWVLYWTCNVSASTEQLRRVGLFDEAFRTWGGEDIDLAYRLFQDGATFVLARAATALHLPHPKRYAEREDGAIANYRYLADKYRNPIVDLITEHPPLDFRELNDEVVARGLAVATT, from the coding sequence GTGCGCTCGGAGCTCCTGACGGCGACGGTCGTCGTCCCCACCTACAACCGCGCCGACCTGCTCGCCGCGACGCTCACCTCGCTCGTCGCGCAGGACCTGCCCGCCGACAGGTTCGAGGTGATCGTGTGCGACGACGGCTCGACCGACCGCACGCCCGACGTCGTGGCCGACTTCGCGACCCGCCTGCGGCTGCGGTACCTGTACCAGGAGGACGACGGCTACCGCGTCGCCGCCGCACGCAACGCGGGGATCACGGCGGCTGCCGGCGACGTGTGCGTGTTCGTCGACTGCGGCGTCGTCCTGGCGAGCGGCGCCGTGCGTGCCCACCTGGACGCGCACGCGGCCACGCCCGGCCCGGCCGCGGTGATCGGCTACGTCCACGGCTTCGAGCAGGACGACGACGACGCCGAGCGGCTGCGCGCCGAGACCGACCTGACGGACCTCGACGCGACGCTCGCAGGCTTCGTCGCGCGCGGCGTGTGGCCCGACATGCGGGAGCGCTCCTACACCCGGTACGACGACGAGCTCGCGGGCCTGCCCGCGCCGTGGGTCCTGTACTGGACGTGCAACGTCTCGGCCTCGACGGAGCAGCTGCGGCGCGTCGGGCTGTTCGACGAGGCGTTCCGGACCTGGGGCGGGGAGGACATCGACCTCGCGTACCGCCTCTTCCAGGACGGTGCGACGTTCGTGCTCGCACGCGCCGCGACCGCGCTGCACCTGCCGCACCCCAAGCGCTACGCCGAGCGCGAGGACGGCGCCATTGCCAACTACCGCTACCTGGCGGACAAGTACCGCAACCCGATCGTCGACCTGATCACCGAGCACCCACCGCTCGACTTCCGGGAGCTGAACGACGAGGTCGTCGCGCGTGGCCTGGCGGTCGCCACGACGTGA